Part of the Candidatus Hydrogenedens sp. genome, CTGCTGCAGCGGCCGCATCAATTCCTTCTTGTATCGTATGGAATGCCGTCTCCCATGTCAAACCATCACTCGGACTGGGCGACATCTTATCCACTCTGAACACCGCTCCACTGGGCGCACCAACACCTAAATACACCTCATTCGTAAACACATAACTTCCATAAACCGTTGATGTAATCTTGCAACGATAATATCCTGTATCCAACGGTTGAGCATTCGTTATTGGTAATTGAACCGGCCCTGGTCCCGGTATTGCTGAACCTATATTTACCCTATTCTTCTGCCACTGGAATGTCAACGGACTGGATGGCGTTATATCACCATTACACTGGAATACCCAGTTATCTCCTACATCAATACTTCCTCCAACAGGTTGTTCTGTCACCACCGGCTGTGGAACATTCACCGTCACACCTACCGTTCCTGTTGTGGCAGTATTGTCAAAAGTGGTCGAAGTAATCACACAACGATAAGCACCCTCATCATTCGCTGTTGCGGAAGTCACATTGTAAACATTATCACTATCACCGTCACTTACATTCTCCCAGCCCAACGGACCGCCGAAGTCACGGTCTATCTGCCATTGATAACTCAATGTTCCGCCGGTCTGTGTCGCATTACAGGTAATCGTGAATGGATCTAACGCATTTATCGGCGGTGTCGGATTCACTTGCGGTTGTTGTGTAATAACAATGGGTGGCGCTTCAACTTTCACTTCCACTGTATCCGAATATGTACTCGCCTTTGAATACGGGTCTGCTATCAAACAACGGAAATACCGTGACCCTATCCAGTTCACAGGATTAATACTCAATACTCTCACATTACCACCGGGATAAGTTGTGGTTACATTCCCGGGGTCAGAACCATAATACCACTGATAGTTAAACCGCGGTGCTGTCGGCGGTAAATTGTTCACCGTCCAAATCGTTCCATCTCCATTATCCACCGCTACACTCAATGTCCAGCTATCCTGTCCATAGGTCAACGGCGGAGTCGTCCTGCCCACAGGCTGAGTCTCTATCGGGATCGGATTCGGGAATATATCCTCCCTCAATGCCCACTCCGCTACACTCGCATTCTGATTCGAAGTAGCAAATGTATCTGTATAGGTCAAGAAATTACGACGCCCATCCCCATTCAAATTTCCCGTAGAAGTATTATTTACTGATAAATATGTACCTTGCAGAGAATATGCTGACCCCACTACGTGAGTATTAGCAAAATTCCTAACTGAATTACATATATCCACATCCGTAACACGAACTCGAATATCAATTGTCGCTACATCCGGCACTTTAACCGGTACCGTAAAATCTACATTGGCTGTAGCTCTGAATGGATAACATGTTGCCTTTGATACCGGCTCGGGTGCATACAATTCCGGATGGGGTGTAAAATCCCAATTCTCAGGACCTGCTGCTATTAGTTGGTCAACAAACTTCTTATCATTAACACCTTTTACCATGTTACGGATAATATCATCTAACAATTCGTTTATCACTATACGAATCATTTCACCCATGAAGGAATATATATAATCTACCGAACGCTGGTCCCCTAATGTCATATATGCCGCTATCAAATTCACCAACGCATCATCCAACCTCGGGTCTGCATCCTCCGCTAATGGTCCACCACGGTCACTCCTGAAAAACGAAGGAACATCAAAGGTCACATCATACGACACTATGCAAAATTTCACCGCATGAATTGTTATCGTCATCGTCGTGTTCGTCGTAATATTTCGCGTAATATCATTATCACATCCCAGTACATCTGCCGTTATTCTGACATTATTTATCGTTAGCTCTGCCTGCAATGCCCTCTGGATATTGTTCTGAAATGCAGTTCTTATTGAATTAACCGTTGCAGCCGGTAAGTTCGTATTTCGGTTTGGGTCTAATACTGCATCTAAAAAGGCAAAATAACGAGAATCAAATATCTTCGGATTGTCATTCTTACGCACCAAGTTCCAAGGTTGACTTGCGCCCATATTCTGGGTACCGTTATCGCCTTGGTCCCAATAGGGTCCATCCTGACCCGCTACATACCGCCAAAATGCGGAATTGGCTCCGTTACAGTCTTGCGACCATTGTGGACACAATCCCAATGACACCAACATAGCATCAAGAATGTTGTCCATTTCGCTTGCCATCTGCTCTAAACTGCCCCAATACTGATTATTGGTATCGTTGTAATACATATACGGATGTGCCTGTGCCGGCGTTGTCGCAAACATAAATACACACACAGCCAGCACACTGATTAATGTTAGAGATAATTTTTTACTCATGGGTTGAACTCTCCTTGTTAAAAGTTGAATATTATTAAATCATTATGTAAAGCCAAAACATAATCAAGATGCCGCACACCGCATCTTAATGGCAGCACAGAAAAATAATACATGTTTCTATTGAACAAAGTCAAAGAGTGTTAACCTTCTTTTTGCTCATTTCGTTAATATTCAATTTTACTGCAGCCTATTGTATATCTAAAGTTATAGGTTTTAATACTAAAACCTATAAATATAACATCATATTATAATATACACTATAAAAAGAAAAAAGTCAAGTTTAAAATCCATTTTTTTTTATTAATTCAAAGAAAATCTTTTTACAAGGAGAATTAGTTGGTTATCTCTACAATTGCATTTTAAAACAAGAATAACAATAAAAATGTCCTTCATAGGACAATTTGTTTATAAAAGCAATTTACTGATTGTCCAATACTTTGTTAAACATAGATAAATTTTTCATTATCTTACAAATTTCCTTTGTGTCCTCTGTGGTTAATTCTTTTTTACTGTAAATATGTAGAGACGAAAAATCTTTCACCTCCATATATTAAAATTACCGCTCTTCTTTATATGACACATCCCCGCTTCGGGTGTTTTTAACGGGTTAATTCTTTTACCACAGAGAGCACTGAAGATTTACACAGGGTTCAAAATTATGACATGAATAGTTATAACAAGGGGGACTTGCCCTTCTGGACAAGTCCCCGTGTATGAAATTCTACCTCGTTACCTTCGAGGATATGCTTCTATTATCGTTGACGGCGACGCAGGGTAAATGCACCTGCCAAAGCACTCAAAGCCGTCATCACACCAAGACCGAACACGCCTGCAACAGGAATGCCCGTGGCTTCAGTAAGTGTCGCCACATTACTGTATACAATATCTGTCAAATCATCACTAATTATACAGCGATATTGTCCACCATCTCCTTCTTCAAATGGAGAGAACACCAAAGTATTGGTATTCGTGCCGGAGATATTTCCACCATCGGTTAGATTTTCCCATGCCTTACCTGCGGTTTGTTTCTGCCATTGATAACGCAATTCGCCAAGACCATTTTCCGCGACTCCACCTTCTGCCAGCACGGTCATGGAGTAATCATTATCAATGATGACCTCCGCATCGGAAATATTTTGTGTAATTACGATATGTCTTGCGATACGAACACTCATAGTTCCAGAGGTATGCGTTTTTTCAACATCATTTAATTCAACCTTATACCCATAGATACCCTTCGTCAACGCTTTCGGGTCAACTACCAATTCAAGCGTATTCATCCCTACATCCAGGGGTCCACTATTTACGATATCTGAATCCCGATACCAGACATAAGTGTCATATCCGGGGATAAAGATACCACCTGTAAAGTTCACGGTTAATACAAAGGTATTTGAATCAACATAGGTATCCGTAACATCGGGATATTCATCAATGATATGTAGCAAGTCGCCTACATATACAGTTCTTTCTTTGGACTCACCGGAATTGCCACTACCATCTTTGGGTGTATATGTCAGCAGATACGAACCCGGTGTATTCACATCTACCACTCCATCTATTTCAACTAACGCCGTTACATCACCCCAGCAATAATCTTCTGCTGTATAACCCGGGTCTACCCACGGCTCACCTACTTGCCACGCTAATAACGATGGTCCTTCCATTGTCAATGTAGGCAAATCGTTATCCACGACTTCAACTGTCCGATATACCGTTGTGGTCATCGGATAATCCGGGTCATGGTCGGTTACTTCGTATGAAATAATGTAAGTTCCCGGTGTATATGGGTCTACCTCACCCGTTACGATTACTTCTGAGGTTAAATCGCCATCTTCAACATCTGTGGCAGTATAACCGGGTTCAAAATATGGCTCTTTACAATTGAGTATCATCGGATTGTCGCCTAATAGGGTGATTTCGGGTGGATAGTTGCGGATAACATGAATTGTCCGTGTCTTTTGTTCGGCAACATTGCCACTGCTATCCGTGTAATCATAGGTAATCACATAATCACCTAAATCACTCTCTTGTAGAGGACAATTGGTAGGCGCTGGGTCACCACCGATAATAGCAGCACCTGTTCCATCACACGCATCGGTCCATACCGCACCTTGCTCCGTGTAGCAGTCCACCATAATCTTCAGGAACACTTCCTCTTCTCCGGTTACAGTTATAATCGGTTTGGTTACATCACGCACGGTTACTGTCGCCGTCCCGGAGTTAGAATTGCCGTTCACATCGTAAACCGTCAGGGTCACCATGTTATCACCGAGGTCTGCACAAGTAAAGGTGTCTTTATCCAAGGCAAGATGGTCAATACCGCAATTGTCAGAACTACCATCATCCACATCGGCCGGCACAATGCTGGCATTGCCATTGGCATCCAAATCGATAGTGATATTCTTTGTAACAACTGTCGGAGGCATATTGTCTTCCACCGTCACAGTAGCGGTATCCGAAGAACTATTATCTGCCTCATCATAAACAGTCAAAGTAACCACATGTGAACCGATGTCTCCACAGGTGAATGTATTCGGGTCTACTTCCATACGGTCTATTGGGCAATTGTCATAACTGCCATTATCCACATCTGAGGGAAGCACCGTCAATTGACCGGAAGCATCCAGATACAGCGTTACATCCTTCGTAATTACCGTTGGAGCAATATTATCCTGTACGGTTATGGTTGCTGGTGCCGTTCCGATATTACCATTTACATCATTCACAATTAAATCAACCACAGCTGTGCCTAAATCAGCACAGGAAAGTGTTGCCGGGACAACTTGCATACTGTCAATACCACAGTTATCGGAACTACCGTTATCTATATCACCCGGAAGTATCGTCACCTGTCCGGAGTTATCCAACTGCACAGTGATATCCTTCGTTATCACCGTAGGAGCTATGGAATCCTGCACTATGACTAAAGCGGGAGCTGAACTGCTATTATTGCTTACATCCGTAGCCGTTAGATTTACTATCGCTGAAGGCACATCTGCACAGGTAAATGTGCTCTTATCCAGTGATAAATTGGCAATACCACAGTTATCAGAACTACCATTGTTTACATCCGCTGGAACAATAGACGCATTTCCTGTTCCGTCTAATTGAACTGTAATTTGTTTGGTAATTACCGTAGGAGGCAGGTTATCCTGCACGGTCACATTAGCAACACACTGGTCACTATTCCCTGCGGGGTCGGTTGCTGTAAGTGTAACCGGTAATGTCTGTCCCAGATCATTACAATCAAATGTTGTTGGCGGAATAGATAGGATAACTGAACAGTTATCTGATGAACCGTTATTAATCTCGTTAGCACTTAAAGTATATGTGCCCGCATTATTCAGATAAACAGTTATATCCTTGCATACCGCCACAGGTGATATTAGGTCATTAACAGCCACTGTTGCATTGCATTCTGCCCAACGACCTGAATTTTCGATTAACCGCACGGTAATAGATGTAGATGGATACATACTGCAATCGAAATTAACTGTATACGCACCACTTACCTGAACACGCCATAATCCACCCGGAACAACGCTATTCACTATATCTGCTAAGTTCACAGCGGGTAGGGTCGCATGTCCCGTGTTGTCCAACGATACCGACTGGTCATTTCGGCATGCCGCTGTCATAGGCTGCGTAACAGTTTCGTAAGCACCGCGGTCGTTATTTACATTTTGAGGACGAGGAACCATCCGTATATCTGTTGCCAACGAATACGGTGTTGTCCCTGTATTAACAAATGGTGAAACAGATTGTAATTCGAACTCCGGAGCAGCCGTAGCAAATAACGGGTCTTGATTTTGATTTATATTCGTGTTAATTATAGTAGGCAGACCACAGCCCGGAGGTGCACCTATACCACATAACACCTGAACACAATTTGCCAAAGCAGGTGTATTGTTCCAGAAAATACAACTGTTGATTTGCGTTGCGTTGGTTGTGTTGTATCCAAAAAATCCACCACTTTGTAAACCATACAATCCACCTGTAGAGGTATCAACAATATTCGATACAAATGTCGAAAATGCAATAGTGACATCTGCCTGATTTGAAAAGATAGCGCCACCACCACGAATCGGATTAGCCGCGGAATCTGCTTTACGCTGAGCGTTGTTTTGATAAAACACACAATTTTCAATTTTAAGTTGGGGAACAATAGCACCGTTTCGTTCGTTTGCTATAGCACCGCCGGATACGGCTGCAATGTTGCCGATGAAGGTGCAGTTGGCAACTGTTACCTGAGCAGCCCAGTTATATAATCCGCCGCCACGCCAGGTATGATAGTCTCCCGGAACACCCGCCGCATTACCACCTGTAATCTGAAAGCCATCAACACGCATATTAAGTGAAGGGTCCGTGGCTTTTCCGGCAACAATTACATGGAAAGCAGCGGCACCACCACGAGAATGAGAACCATCAATGATAGTAACCGCAAGGCGAGGATTCCTTTGATTTATTGCAGTTTCACGAATACCATGGTAACCTTCAAAACCACCATAGAGTTGAACATTATCTTCGAGAATCAATGAGCCATCAACATTCGAAGGAGCACCCCATGGTACGGTGCGCAACTCATCATACACATAACCTCCACCGTTGGGTCCTCCTGCAACCCAGACCTCGTCACCTCCAAGTGCTGAGGCAAGGTCGATACCTTCTTGAATCGTGTCGAATGCTGTCGCCCAGGTTAAACCGTCTTCGACACCACCCGGTCGCGGTGCCATCTTGTCCACATAGACAACTGCTCATGCTGGCACAGCCACTGCAAAAATAGCCACTACCACCAGCACTGTTAAAATTGAGTCCAGCCTGTTGTTAAACATATTTACCATTCCTTCTATTGGTTATTAAATTTTAGAACAACAAAAGATGTTCCAACCCATAGGAACATCTTAAATTCCCTGAGTAATTTTTTTGAATTAGACCCTTCCCCTTTCCCCTTATCAAATAAATAACATTATAACTTTTTCTCTTTTTCAACATAATACCTGCTAAAAAACAGACAAAAAATTAATTTCTGCCTACATTGAATATTGTATTTTATTATATTACAAAAAAAATGATTTGTCAAATAAAATTTTATATTTTTTTCATTTTATTAAAAATTTCCTTTTTAGTTCATTCTTCTTGTAAGGGAACGGCATGCCGTATCCTTATGATTGGATAAAAAGTATAAATGTATTACCTATATCCTATAGGTCATCGGTTAATGTTTTTTCAGCCATTCTTGTAGTTTTTTAGACAAAATTTCTGAGATAAGTTGATGTCCTTTAGGTGTTGGATGTCCATCGATAGGGAAAAATAATTCAGGATTATCTTTCTGCTCTCGAAATTCTTGTGTCAGAATAAAACAAGGTAACGAAGCCCGTTCCGCAGAAAGAATAAAATGTTTATCCACATTTTCTGTTGTTAACATCTCAGGGGATACTTCAAAATGTAATCGTTTCATGTTTTCCCATGCATATTGATTAACATAAAAACCCTGCGGAATACTAACAACAACTGTTTTTGCTCCTGTTTTCTTTCCCATCGCGGCTATTTTCTTTAATATCTGCGTCAATTTTTCTATACAGGGCGTAATCATCGGACTTGAACTCTCCTCCAGAGGTGTAATTGTAACCTTGGGATTTTTAATTGCGACGGAAATAAGAAAAGGATTTATTAGCCCATCAAGGAAAGCGGAACGGATTTCTTTATCCAGAGTATTAAAACTTTCTCTTTCTTTTTCACTGAATTGCAACAAAATTTCCTTTGCAGAATTGCGAGCGGCTTCTTGATTTTTTTCTGCATTGTTAATTAAAGCCGGTTTCCTTCCCATTTTCTCAATTATGTATTTTTGCATTAGATATCTTCGAACACTTTTGCTTATATTTGGGAAAAGGTAATTTAATACGCTAAAAATAATATTATCCTCTGTCGTTTTTACTTCAGAACCACAAACGGCAAGCAGGTCATCTCCTTGTAATAGTGCTATCAGGATAAGGTCTGGCTCTAATATAGGTATTGCCACTTTTGCCAATTCATAGTAAAATAACGGGTCTGCACCGGGTTTACCCAAATTGACTGTTTCCACATTTTTCCCTTCCTTTTTGATTTTATGTCCCAGACGACGCACCCAGGTATCCTCG contains:
- a CDS encoding DUF5011 domain-containing protein; the encoded protein is MAPRPGGVEDGLTWATAFDTIQEGIDLASALGGDEVWVAGGPNGGGYVYDELRTVPWGAPSNVDGSLILEDNVQLYGGFEGYHGIRETAINQRNPRLAVTIIDGSHSRGGAAAFHVIVAGKATDPSLNMRVDGFQITGGNAAGVPGDYHTWRGGGLYNWAAQVTVANCTFIGNIAAVSGGAIANERNGAIVPQLKIENCVFYQNNAQRKADSAANPIRGGGAIFSNQADVTIAFSTFVSNIVDTSTGGLYGLQSGGFFGYNTTNATQINSCIFWNNTPALANCVQVLCGIGAPPGCGLPTIINTNINQNQDPLFATAAPEFELQSVSPFVNTGTTPYSLATDIRMVPRPQNVNNDRGAYETVTQPMTAACRNDQSVSLDNTGHATLPAVNLADIVNSVVPGGLWRVQVSGAYTVNFDCSMYPSTSITVRLIENSGRWAECNATVAVNDLISPVAVCKDITVYLNNAGTYTLSANEINNGSSDNCSVILSIPPTTFDCNDLGQTLPVTLTATDPAGNSDQCVANVTVQDNLPPTVITKQITVQLDGTGNASIVPADVNNGSSDNCGIANLSLDKSTFTCADVPSAIVNLTATDVSNNSSSAPALVIVQDSIAPTVITKDITVQLDNSGQVTILPGDIDNGSSDNCGIDSMQVVPATLSCADLGTAVVDLIVNDVNGNIGTAPATITVQDNIAPTVITKDVTLYLDASGQLTVLPSDVDNGSYDNCPIDRMEVDPNTFTCGDIGSHVVTLTVYDEADNSSSDTATVTVEDNMPPTVVTKNITIDLDANGNASIVPADVDDGSSDNCGIDHLALDKDTFTCADLGDNMVTLTVYDVNGNSNSGTATVTVRDVTKPIITVTGEEEVFLKIMVDCYTEQGAVWTDACDGTGAAIIGGDPAPTNCPLQESDLGDYVITYDYTDSSGNVAEQKTRTIHVIRNYPPEITLLGDNPMILNCKEPYFEPGYTATDVEDGDLTSEVIVTGEVDPYTPGTYIISYEVTDHDPDYPMTTTVYRTVEVVDNDLPTLTMEGPSLLAWQVGEPWVDPGYTAEDYCWGDVTALVEIDGVVDVNTPGSYLLTYTPKDGSGNSGESKERTVYVGDLLHIIDEYPDVTDTYVDSNTFVLTVNFTGGIFIPGYDTYVWYRDSDIVNSGPLDVGMNTLELVVDPKALTKGIYGYKVELNDVEKTHTSGTMSVRIARHIVITQNISDAEVIIDNDYSMTVLAEGGVAENGLGELRYQWQKQTAGKAWENLTDGGNISGTNTNTLVFSPFEEGDGGQYRCIISDDLTDIVYSNVATLTEATGIPVAGVFGLGVMTALSALAGAFTLRRRQR